Proteins found in one Bremerella volcania genomic segment:
- a CDS encoding GNAT family N-acetyltransferase: MSNEFILQVPVFSDLANLAFTLRREVFVTEQGVPAEEELDAYDLTADHYVLVKDGTVVATTRVIHKEEGCKLSRFAVRKAERGHGVGGRLLAFVLADLKAKGKPRVFMSAQADKIGFYEKYGFHAYGDEYYECDILHRMMKNWDGD, from the coding sequence ATGAGCAATGAATTTATCCTGCAAGTCCCCGTCTTCAGCGATCTTGCCAACCTGGCGTTCACTTTGCGCCGGGAAGTCTTCGTCACCGAGCAAGGCGTGCCAGCCGAGGAAGAGCTCGACGCGTACGACCTGACCGCCGATCACTATGTGCTGGTCAAGGATGGAACCGTCGTCGCCACGACGCGGGTGATCCATAAAGAAGAAGGGTGCAAGCTCTCTCGGTTCGCGGTTCGCAAGGCGGAACGCGGGCATGGCGTCGGCGGGCGGCTCTTGGCGTTTGTTCTTGCGGATTTGAAGGCCAAGGGAAAGCCGCGCGTCTTTATGAGTGCCCAGGCCGACAAGATTGGCTTCTACGAGAAGTACGGTTTTCATGCCTACGGCGATGAGTATTACGAGTGCGATATCTTGCACCGGATGATGAAGAATTGGGACGGCGATTAA
- a CDS encoding arylsulfatase has translation MSRLLVLGLVLLAPSLLFANDRPNIILIMVDDMGFSDIGPYGSEIPTPSLDALAKDGVCFSQFYNTGRCCPTRASLLTGLYSHQAGIGWMTSDQGAPGYRGQLSDDCVTIAEVLRHVGYFTAMTGKWHVGFEHGTVPWKRGFDRSLNLPAGGIHFSNQTGSKGGSKLYLNGQEVSRDDPQFDPPWYGTDMWTRQGVKFIDEAIEQDKPFFLYIAHTAPHFPCMAPEETIAQFRGKYMQGWDKLREERYARQLESGLIDKAWQLEPRPEPIPGWDSLSQEQKVRYDDMMAIYAAMIVEIDKSVGHLVAALKKRGELDNTLILFLSDNGGNAESGVNGRYEGDSPGDPHSNVFIGRCWAHLNNTPFRLYKHYNHEGGIATPLIAHWPKGIPARLEESSQWIDTPTHVIDVMSTCVDLAGAKYPEKIGDRAITPMPGQSLKPLLTAQGSFPQRALFWEHEGNAAIRIGNDKLVRQGLGRGWELYDLSKDRTEQVNLAESNPQKVEQLRKQWRDWATSSDVMPKPEKKGKKKGKK, from the coding sequence ATGTCACGACTACTCGTTTTGGGTTTGGTTTTACTCGCTCCTTCGCTTCTGTTTGCGAACGATCGCCCGAATATCATCCTGATCATGGTCGATGACATGGGCTTTTCCGATATTGGCCCTTATGGCAGCGAGATCCCCACGCCCAGCCTCGACGCGCTGGCCAAAGATGGCGTTTGTTTCTCGCAGTTTTACAACACCGGCCGCTGCTGTCCGACGCGGGCCTCGCTGCTCACGGGGCTCTATTCTCATCAGGCCGGTATTGGCTGGATGACATCCGATCAAGGGGCACCTGGGTATCGCGGTCAGCTTTCGGACGACTGCGTGACGATCGCCGAGGTATTGCGGCATGTTGGCTACTTCACCGCGATGACCGGCAAGTGGCACGTGGGTTTCGAGCACGGCACGGTTCCCTGGAAGCGAGGTTTCGACCGCAGCTTGAACTTGCCGGCTGGGGGCATTCACTTCTCGAATCAAACCGGATCGAAAGGGGGCTCGAAGCTTTATCTCAATGGCCAGGAGGTTTCACGCGACGATCCGCAGTTCGATCCACCGTGGTACGGCACTGATATGTGGACGCGGCAAGGGGTCAAGTTCATCGATGAGGCGATCGAGCAGGATAAGCCGTTCTTTCTGTACATTGCCCACACGGCTCCTCACTTTCCGTGCATGGCGCCGGAAGAAACGATTGCCCAGTTTCGCGGCAAGTACATGCAAGGGTGGGACAAGCTGCGTGAAGAGCGTTATGCCCGACAGCTTGAGTCGGGTCTGATCGACAAAGCCTGGCAGTTGGAACCACGACCGGAACCGATTCCGGGTTGGGACAGCCTGTCGCAGGAGCAAAAGGTTCGTTACGACGACATGATGGCCATCTACGCGGCGATGATCGTCGAGATCGATAAGAGCGTCGGCCACCTGGTGGCGGCACTGAAAAAGCGGGGAGAACTCGACAACACGCTGATCTTGTTTCTTTCCGACAACGGCGGGAATGCCGAGTCAGGCGTCAACGGCCGTTACGAAGGGGACTCGCCGGGCGATCCTCATTCCAACGTCTTCATAGGCCGCTGCTGGGCCCATTTGAACAATACGCCGTTTCGGCTTTACAAGCATTACAACCACGAAGGAGGCATCGCCACGCCGCTGATCGCGCATTGGCCGAAGGGGATTCCTGCCAGGTTGGAAGAGTCTTCGCAGTGGATCGACACGCCGACCCACGTGATCGACGTCATGAGCACGTGCGTCGATCTGGCCGGGGCGAAGTATCCCGAGAAGATCGGCGATCGTGCCATTACGCCGATGCCGGGGCAAAGCTTGAAGCCGCTGCTGACCGCACAAGGAAGCTTCCCCCAGCGGGCCCTCTTCTGGGAGCACGAAGGGAACGCGGCCATCCGAATCGGCAACGACAAGCTGGTACGCCAGGGGCTTGGCAGGGGCTGGGAGTTGTACGACTTGAGCAAAGATCGCACCGAGCAAGTCAACCTGGCCGAGAGCAATCCGCAAAAGGTCGAGCAGCTTCGCAAACAATGGCGAGACTGGGCAACTTCTTCCGACGTCATGCCCAAGCCAGAGAAGAAAGGGAAGAAGAAGGGTAAAAAGTAG
- a CDS encoding GrpB family protein, with protein sequence MPPPIQVELVPHDPAWAEIAAEYSHKLTEALGTLLIAVYHIGSTAIPGICAKPVIDLMPVVGSLELLDRSRSKVEALGYEWWGELGLPGRRYCSKDDSVTSARLAQLHCYEEGSPEIIRHLAFRDYLSKHSDLARQYEQLKRECQVRHRGDSHAYSDCKSKWIQRIEAEAVDHFSSATR encoded by the coding sequence ATGCCTCCACCCATCCAAGTTGAATTGGTTCCCCACGATCCTGCCTGGGCAGAGATCGCCGCCGAGTACTCACACAAGCTGACCGAGGCGCTGGGGACCTTGCTGATTGCCGTCTATCACATCGGATCGACGGCAATCCCAGGGATCTGCGCGAAGCCGGTCATCGATCTGATGCCGGTGGTGGGCAGTCTGGAACTGCTCGACCGAAGCCGATCCAAGGTGGAAGCCCTCGGCTACGAGTGGTGGGGAGAACTTGGTCTGCCGGGGCGTCGCTACTGCTCGAAGGACGATTCGGTCACGTCCGCTCGGCTGGCTCAGCTGCATTGTTATGAAGAAGGGTCGCCTGAGATCATTCGCCACCTAGCTTTCCGAGATTACCTGAGCAAACATTCCGACCTGGCCCGTCAGTACGAGCAGCTTAAAAGAGAGTGCCAGGTGCGGCATCGTGGTGACTCGCATGCCTATTCTGATTGTAAGTCCAAGTGGATTCAGCGGATCGAGGCCGAAGCGGTCGACCATTTCTCGTCGGCGACGCGCTAG
- a CDS encoding response regulator, producing MESTQISENAKPRSGGIFVSGYEEITILVVDDTAVDRALVGGILQKNNAGNLTIHFAESGEEALEMVAAEDPDIVLTDLRMPGMDGLELVKAMRYDYPFIPCILMTAHGSEEIAAEALQQGAASYVPKKDLIQKLTSTLINVLASAHHERVAKRFDDCWHETTSHFTLANDATLIGAVTGHVQNYLQKFRGVPENELVRLGVALDEALRNAMFHGNLQLESELWASDPEKFYAEAERRQQMDPYRDRTVHFTLTCRREEVRFVVRDHGAGFDVRSQAFDPADPMQLTRPSGRGLFLIRTFMDEVNFNDVGNEITMIFRPKMGDDLAFDEVSI from the coding sequence GTGGAGTCGACTCAAATTTCGGAAAATGCCAAACCTCGGAGTGGAGGAATCTTTGTCTCCGGGTATGAAGAGATCACGATCCTTGTCGTAGACGACACGGCTGTCGATCGTGCATTAGTCGGGGGCATTCTGCAGAAGAACAATGCCGGCAATCTGACAATCCACTTTGCCGAAAGTGGCGAAGAAGCCCTCGAGATGGTTGCTGCCGAAGATCCCGACATCGTCCTGACCGACCTGCGGATGCCTGGCATGGATGGTTTGGAACTGGTCAAAGCGATGCGCTATGACTATCCATTCATTCCGTGCATTCTGATGACCGCCCACGGAAGTGAAGAGATCGCCGCCGAAGCCCTCCAACAAGGGGCCGCGAGCTACGTTCCCAAGAAGGACCTCATTCAAAAGCTCACTTCGACGCTGATCAACGTGTTGGCCTCCGCCCATCACGAGCGTGTCGCCAAACGTTTCGACGATTGCTGGCACGAAACGACCTCGCACTTCACGTTGGCCAACGACGCGACCTTGATCGGTGCCGTAACGGGGCACGTCCAGAACTATCTGCAGAAATTCCGTGGTGTGCCTGAGAACGAACTGGTACGCCTGGGCGTGGCGCTCGACGAAGCGCTGCGCAACGCGATGTTCCACGGCAACTTGCAGTTGGAATCGGAATTGTGGGCATCGGATCCCGAGAAGTTCTACGCCGAAGCGGAACGCCGCCAACAGATGGATCCGTACCGCGATCGCACAGTTCACTTCACGCTGACTTGCCGTCGTGAAGAAGTACGCTTCGTCGTTCGCGATCATGGAGCCGGGTTTGACGTCCGGAGTCAGGCATTCGATCCTGCCGATCCGATGCAGCTAACCCGGCCGAGCGGACGAGGGCTCTTTCTGATCCGTACCTTCATGGACGAGGTCAACTTCAATGATGTCGGCAACGAGATCACCATGATCTTCCGTCCCAAGATGGGGGACGACCTGGCCTTCGACGAAGTATCGATCTAG
- a CDS encoding fasciclin domain-containing protein: protein MAFPKIAFAALCSVALICTTSFADEAKKEAGPKDIVDTAVSAGSFKTLVAAVTEADLVETLKSKGPFTVFAPTDDAFAALPEGTVATLLKPENKEKLIKILTYHVVPGKVMAKDAMKLKEAKTVEGSTIDIQVKDGSVMIDEAKVIKADIVTSNGVIHVIDKVIMP from the coding sequence ATGGCTTTCCCCAAGATCGCGTTCGCCGCACTCTGCTCTGTTGCACTGATTTGTACGACCTCCTTTGCTGATGAGGCGAAGAAGGAAGCAGGTCCGAAAGATATTGTCGACACGGCTGTTTCCGCCGGCTCTTTCAAGACACTGGTTGCTGCCGTCACGGAAGCCGACCTGGTTGAAACGCTCAAGAGCAAAGGTCCATTTACGGTTTTCGCACCAACTGACGACGCATTTGCTGCACTGCCAGAAGGTACGGTCGCAACGCTGCTGAAGCCGGAAAACAAAGAGAAGCTCATCAAAATTCTGACCTACCATGTCGTACCAGGCAAGGTGATGGCGAAGGATGCGATGAAGTTGAAAGAGGCAAAAACGGTCGAAGGTTCGACGATCGACATTCAGGTAAAGGATGGCTCGGTCATGATTGACGAGGCGAAGGTCATCAAAGCGGACATCGTCACCTCGAATGGCGTCATCCACGTGATTGACAAGGTCATCATGCCGTAA
- a CDS encoding MlaE family ABC transporter permease, with protein sequence MASIQLALFNWLADWGAVAIDCVVAVGELTLFAWRTIVWTFGRLPKRETLLPSFYQVGVMSLPVVALTGTFIGMVLAVQSYYQFRELGLETRLGAVINMSLVRELGPVLAATMLAGRVGSAMAAELGTMRVTEQIDALTSMGANPIHYLVVPRVLAMLLLIPALTVMADFMGFVGGYFYSVIIIGIDKHFYLYNSQVFVGSWDIFCGLFKSIFFGGVIALVSCHQGFYCTAGAEGVGKAATAAFVYSFVMILVIDLILNIGLERVYMALWPDAMVSIGGG encoded by the coding sequence CTGGCCTCCATCCAATTGGCCCTGTTCAACTGGCTGGCCGATTGGGGTGCCGTGGCAATCGACTGCGTGGTGGCCGTGGGCGAGTTGACCCTCTTTGCCTGGCGGACGATCGTCTGGACGTTTGGCCGGCTTCCCAAGCGAGAAACGCTGCTGCCCAGCTTCTACCAGGTTGGGGTGATGAGCCTGCCGGTGGTTGCGCTAACGGGAACGTTCATCGGGATGGTGCTGGCCGTTCAAAGCTACTATCAGTTTCGCGAGTTAGGTCTGGAAACACGGCTCGGAGCTGTCATTAATATGTCGCTGGTGCGCGAGCTAGGACCGGTGCTGGCCGCCACGATGCTGGCAGGCCGGGTCGGCAGTGCCATGGCGGCCGAACTGGGTACGATGCGCGTCACCGAACAGATCGACGCGCTGACCTCGATGGGGGCCAACCCCATTCATTACCTGGTGGTGCCCCGCGTGCTAGCCATGTTGCTGCTCATTCCCGCGCTGACCGTGATGGCCGACTTCATGGGGTTTGTGGGGGGCTACTTCTATAGCGTGATCATCATCGGCATCGACAAGCATTTTTACTTATACAACTCGCAGGTCTTTGTTGGCTCGTGGGATATCTTCTGCGGGCTGTTCAAAAGCATCTTCTTCGGAGGCGTGATTGCCCTGGTCAGTTGCCATCAAGGCTTCTACTGCACGGCCGGAGCCGAAGGGGTCGGTAAGGCGGCGACGGCTGCGTTCGTGTACTCGTTCGTGATGATTCTCGTCATCGACCTAATCCTGAACATCGGTCTCGAACGCGTTTACATGGCGCTTTGGCCGGATGCCATGGTTTCGATCGGAGGTGGCTAG
- a CDS encoding ABC transporter ATP-binding protein gives MHARLEADDAQPLIEVDNLLVQFDGQTILRDIGLSIPCGETLALIGESGCGKTVLLKSLIGLVNPTHGDVIFDGQNIHRLNDRQLTKQRIRFGFVFQNAALFDSMTIGQNVAFPLKQHTNKPLSEIRDIVFQHLKEVGLPESVVWKKPAELSGGMRKRVGLARALVLKPDVVLYDEPTTGLDPIMSDVINELILRTRSKYPVTSIVVTHDMRTAQKVADRMIMMYPAPRLKDAEPQILYDGRPEEVEDCPDERVTQFVRGEAGQRIEEMGAFTGD, from the coding sequence ATGCATGCCCGCTTGGAAGCCGACGATGCCCAGCCGTTGATCGAAGTCGATAACTTGCTCGTCCAGTTCGACGGCCAGACCATTCTGCGCGATATCGGGCTGAGCATTCCCTGCGGCGAGACGCTGGCCCTGATTGGCGAAAGTGGTTGCGGCAAGACGGTTCTACTCAAGTCGCTGATTGGCCTGGTCAATCCTACCCATGGCGACGTTATCTTCGACGGGCAAAACATCCACCGTTTGAACGACCGGCAACTGACCAAGCAGCGGATTCGCTTTGGATTCGTTTTTCAAAATGCGGCTTTGTTCGACAGCATGACCATCGGGCAGAACGTCGCATTTCCGCTGAAGCAGCATACCAATAAACCGTTGTCCGAGATCCGTGACATCGTCTTTCAGCACTTGAAGGAAGTGGGTCTGCCAGAGTCGGTGGTATGGAAGAAGCCGGCCGAACTTTCCGGCGGGATGCGGAAGCGAGTCGGACTGGCTCGGGCCCTGGTCTTGAAGCCGGACGTCGTCTTGTACGACGAGCCGACCACAGGTCTTGATCCGATCATGAGCGACGTGATCAATGAACTTATTCTGCGGACCCGCAGTAAATACCCGGTGACCAGCATTGTGGTCACGCACGACATGCGGACGGCCCAGAAGGTGGCCGATCGAATGATCATGATGTACCCGGCTCCTCGGCTGAAGGATGCGGAGCCGCAAATCTTATACGACGGGCGACCGGAAGAGGTCGAAGACTGCCCGGACGAACGCGTGACGCAGTTCGTCCGCGGCGAGGCAGGTCAACGCATCGAGGAAATGGGAGCCTTCACCGGCGATTAG
- a CDS encoding MlaD family protein yields the protein MDDRVLQFRVGFVMLVAVLLTGILFFLLGEQPQFLSRKETVYVVFETAPGVTIDTPVRTSGILIGRVSNVKLQDDRKVLVTLKVEKENMPHQNEVVRIVSESLLGDAALEFVPTDRPGLPNEPLPDGAKINGLVQTNPLDVLVKLEGSLVSALSTIEQAGGNVSQFAANANKLLEENGDDVGRIMQKTETALDRFDSALASVQNLVGDQQLNDQLKQALEGLPETLTESRKLIDELRIVAGRADRNLENLEGFTEPLGERGEQLVANLENSTENLNILVAQLAQFGRKVNESDGTLGQLINDPHLYQNLNDAAANIRELTLRLRPIVEDARVFADKIARDPGRIGVKGVLNRNQSGIK from the coding sequence ATGGACGACCGCGTATTACAATTCCGAGTTGGATTCGTCATGTTAGTGGCCGTGCTGCTAACAGGCATCCTGTTTTTCCTGTTGGGCGAGCAGCCGCAGTTTCTCTCGCGCAAGGAAACCGTTTACGTCGTCTTCGAGACCGCTCCTGGCGTCACCATCGACACGCCGGTGCGTACCAGCGGCATCTTGATTGGCCGCGTGAGCAACGTGAAGTTGCAGGACGATCGAAAGGTGTTGGTGACGCTGAAGGTCGAGAAGGAGAACATGCCGCATCAGAACGAAGTGGTGCGGATCGTCTCGGAATCGCTGCTGGGAGATGCCGCGCTCGAATTTGTACCCACCGACCGGCCCGGGCTGCCCAATGAGCCACTGCCCGATGGCGCGAAGATCAACGGCCTGGTGCAAACCAATCCGCTTGATGTGCTGGTGAAGCTGGAAGGATCGTTGGTCTCGGCCTTATCGACCATCGAGCAAGCTGGCGGCAACGTCAGCCAGTTCGCTGCCAATGCCAACAAGCTGCTCGAAGAAAATGGGGACGACGTCGGACGCATCATGCAAAAGACGGAAACGGCGCTCGATCGATTTGATTCCGCACTCGCATCGGTGCAGAACCTGGTCGGCGATCAGCAGCTGAACGACCAATTGAAGCAGGCCCTGGAAGGTTTGCCGGAAACGCTAACCGAATCGCGCAAGTTGATCGACGAACTGCGAATCGTGGCTGGTCGAGCGGATCGCAATCTGGAAAACCTGGAAGGCTTCACCGAACCACTGGGTGAACGTGGCGAGCAATTGGTCGCGAACCTGGAAAACAGTACCGAGAACTTGAACATCCTGGTAGCGCAGCTGGCTCAGTTCGGCCGCAAGGTGAACGAGTCGGACGGAACGCTGGGACAATTGATCAACGACCCGCATCTGTATCAGAATCTGAACGACGCCGCCGCGAACATCCGCGAGCTGACCCTTCGTCTGCGTCCCATCGTGGAAGATGCCCGGGTCTTCGCCGACAAGATCGCCCGCGACCCAGGCCGCATCGGCGTGAAGGGGGTCTTGAACCGGAACCAGTCCGGGATCAAGTAA
- a CDS encoding PEGA domain-containing protein: MGPFFTQKSTVFHHISVLALLGTLLMSQGCVRRRFTVRTNPPGAVLYVDNQEIGVTPVATGYTYYGTREIRLEKDGYEPVVKLHTFRTPWYQYPGLDFVSENVIPWEIRDERELDFEMVPLRIVPPEELRARAEQLRANAHAGFMTPIVPPQQQIVPSTVVPPSANQRVPYWDPATLPPPAEQVPMPAPGMNSLPSGGYELPPLPSSG; the protein is encoded by the coding sequence ATGGGGCCTTTTTTCACACAAAAATCGACCGTTTTTCATCACATTAGCGTGCTGGCACTGTTGGGCACCCTTTTGATGAGCCAGGGTTGCGTGCGCCGGCGTTTCACCGTGCGGACCAATCCGCCAGGTGCCGTGCTGTATGTCGATAATCAGGAAATCGGCGTCACGCCGGTCGCCACCGGCTACACCTATTACGGCACCCGTGAAATTCGCTTGGAAAAAGACGGATATGAACCCGTCGTCAAACTGCACACGTTTCGGACACCTTGGTATCAGTACCCAGGTCTCGACTTCGTGAGCGAGAACGTCATTCCATGGGAAATCCGAGACGAGCGGGAACTCGATTTCGAGATGGTTCCGTTGCGGATCGTTCCGCCGGAAGAACTGCGTGCCAGGGCCGAACAACTGCGTGCCAATGCCCACGCCGGCTTCATGACGCCGATCGTTCCCCCTCAGCAGCAAATCGTCCCATCGACGGTGGTGCCTCCATCGGCCAACCAGCGCGTACCATATTGGGACCCGGCAACGCTTCCTCCCCCGGCCGAACAAGTCCCGATGCCTGCCCCCGGCATGAACAGCTTGCCCTCGGGCGGCTACGAACTACCACCCCTTCCGTCGAGTGGTTAA
- a CDS encoding PP2C family protein-serine/threonine phosphatase produces the protein MPQTEKHDWAGCLQVAAMSDVGMRRSNNQDHFGVAIAQTWEDWQARGHLFIVADGMGAHAAGELASEIAVEQVRHLYKKYIGKRPAMALTSAIEEANTIINRRGESNAAFHKMGTTCSCLLLLPQGAVMGHVGDSRIYRLRGDKLEQMTFDHSMAWEIKAATAGKDYSSDVYAAIPKNVITRSLGPSAEVEVDLEGAFPLEVGDTFMMCSDGASGPVTDEEIALILHSLDPAKAAQLMIDLANLRGGPDNITVIVAKVTDEKMTNDPCKTDPLIEEEDLPPPTVERQKRRIPLTLWMGIGLLLVAAGMAYYLEQIPYALAGVLVAFVATIMAFVYKFNGELVPVPVKKKFRFGKGPYSDIPCHADSNTALNLKILYDELSDAAESNNWTIEWESVRQMGERADGEMKKGQYYGAARHFLLGIGSLMSQIRGQKGAKNPLEDDSRVDLA, from the coding sequence ATGCCCCAGACCGAAAAGCATGATTGGGCCGGATGTCTCCAAGTCGCCGCAATGAGCGACGTCGGGATGCGACGTTCCAACAATCAAGACCACTTTGGCGTGGCGATCGCGCAGACCTGGGAAGACTGGCAGGCCCGGGGGCATTTGTTCATCGTCGCCGACGGTATGGGAGCCCACGCCGCGGGGGAACTGGCCAGCGAAATTGCCGTCGAACAGGTACGGCATCTCTACAAAAAATACATCGGCAAGCGGCCAGCGATGGCGCTTACCTCGGCCATCGAGGAAGCCAACACCATCATCAATCGCCGGGGGGAATCGAACGCCGCGTTCCACAAAATGGGGACGACGTGCAGTTGTCTGCTGCTGCTGCCGCAAGGCGCGGTGATGGGACACGTCGGCGATAGCCGCATTTATCGGCTGCGCGGCGACAAGCTCGAACAGATGACGTTCGACCACAGCATGGCCTGGGAAATCAAGGCCGCCACCGCCGGAAAGGACTACTCGTCGGATGTTTACGCGGCGATTCCCAAGAACGTGATTACCCGCTCGCTAGGTCCTTCGGCCGAGGTTGAAGTCGACCTGGAAGGGGCTTTTCCGCTGGAAGTCGGCGATACGTTCATGATGTGTAGCGACGGAGCGTCCGGTCCTGTGACCGACGAAGAGATTGCCCTGATCCTGCATTCGCTCGATCCCGCGAAAGCGGCTCAACTCATGATTGACCTGGCCAACCTGCGTGGTGGCCCGGACAACATCACCGTGATCGTCGCCAAGGTTACCGATGAGAAGATGACCAATGACCCGTGCAAAACGGATCCGTTGATCGAAGAAGAGGACCTTCCTCCGCCGACGGTCGAGCGGCAGAAACGACGAATTCCCCTGACGCTTTGGATGGGGATCGGTTTGCTGCTGGTCGCCGCCGGGATGGCGTACTACTTAGAACAAATTCCTTACGCCCTGGCTGGCGTATTGGTGGCCTTCGTCGCGACGATCATGGCGTTTGTCTATAAGTTCAACGGCGAACTGGTTCCGGTGCCGGTGAAAAAGAAGTTTCGCTTCGGCAAGGGACCTTACTCGGATATTCCCTGTCACGCCGATTCCAATACGGCTTTGAACCTCAAGATTTTGTACGACGAACTCTCGGACGCGGCGGAGTCCAACAACTGGACGATCGAATGGGAGAGCGTCCGACAGATGGGGGAACGAGCCGACGGCGAGATGAAGAAGGGGCAGTATTATGGGGCAGCCAGGCACTTTCTGTTGGGAATTGGCTCGCTCATGTCGCAGATCCGCGGTCAGAAAGGGGCGAAAAACCCCTTGGAAGATGATTCTCGGGTCGATCTGGCCTGA
- a CDS encoding LptF/LptG family permease yields the protein MGILQRYIIEELLKVFFLALVSLTALLLFIGLGQQAIREGLGFVPLLKAIPYLLPNALRFAIPGTILFAVCNVYGRVSASNELTAIKAAGISPISLIAPGLILALILSLVCVWLNDVAVSWGHMGLRHVVMQSIDDIAYSVLRTKKSFYSDKFSILVKDVEGDLLIRPEITMTKSGDQGMVTISAATAKLESDPLHKRVMVTLTDSRIHSTGPEGQLFEHPGSFVTSIPLEDPTAVEGIRDASHQPMRRIPVWQAKMKSYHHQVSQVLAAKGAACLVTGQSPSIDDPSWLYWTNEQQWSKVQISRLKTEPHRRWANGFSCLCFTLLGIPLAIRQRSNDFITSFFTAFLPVLLLYYPLMALGVDRAKDGDWPAAMVWLGNVVVIAVGGWLLHRTMKN from the coding sequence ATGGGCATATTACAACGCTATATCATCGAAGAGCTGCTAAAGGTCTTCTTTCTCGCGCTGGTCTCGTTGACGGCCCTCCTGCTTTTCATCGGGCTCGGGCAGCAAGCGATCCGAGAAGGCCTGGGATTCGTCCCGCTGTTGAAGGCGATTCCGTACCTGCTTCCCAATGCCTTGCGGTTTGCCATTCCCGGTACGATCCTCTTCGCCGTCTGCAATGTGTATGGACGCGTCAGTGCTAGCAACGAACTGACCGCGATCAAAGCGGCTGGCATCTCGCCGATCTCGCTGATTGCACCTGGGCTGATTCTGGCGCTGATCCTTTCGCTAGTCTGCGTCTGGCTGAACGACGTGGCCGTGTCGTGGGGGCATATGGGACTACGGCACGTGGTGATGCAGTCGATCGATGACATCGCCTACAGCGTGCTGCGGACGAAGAAGTCGTTCTACAGCGATAAGTTTTCGATCCTCGTCAAAGATGTGGAAGGAGATCTGCTGATTCGCCCTGAGATCACCATGACCAAGTCAGGCGACCAGGGAATGGTGACCATTTCGGCAGCCACCGCTAAACTTGAATCCGATCCGCTGCACAAGCGCGTGATGGTCACGCTGACCGACAGTCGCATCCATTCAACCGGCCCTGAAGGGCAGTTGTTTGAGCATCCCGGTAGCTTCGTCACCTCGATTCCGCTGGAAGATCCTACCGCCGTCGAAGGGATTCGTGACGCTTCGCATCAACCGATGCGGCGGATTCCTGTCTGGCAGGCGAAGATGAAAAGCTACCATCACCAGGTATCGCAGGTTCTGGCCGCCAAAGGTGCCGCCTGCCTGGTTACGGGGCAATCCCCCTCGATCGATGATCCTTCGTGGCTGTATTGGACCAACGAACAGCAGTGGTCGAAAGTTCAGATAAGCCGGTTGAAAACGGAGCCTCATCGCCGCTGGGCGAATGGGTTCAGTTGCCTGTGCTTCACGCTTTTGGGCATTCCGCTGGCGATTCGTCAGCGTAGTAACGATTTCATCACCAGCTTCTTCACGGCCTTTTTGCCGGTGCTGCTGCTATATTACCCGTTGATGGCATTGGGAGTCGATCGAGCGAAGGATGGGGACTGGCCGGCGGCGATGGTCTGGCTGGGGAACGTGGTGGTGATCGCCGTCGGTGGATGGCTCTTGCACCGCACGATGAAGAACTGA